The following are encoded in a window of Kitasatospora fiedleri genomic DNA:
- a CDS encoding DUF58 domain-containing protein: MARPARASGVRAALRGLTTRGRSFLAAGATAAVCAFVFGQTALLQVGVLLAALPLAAAALLVRTRYRVASGRRLSPQRAAAGQEARVHLRLDNVSRVPTGLLLLEDKVPYVLGPRPRFVLDRVEPRGFREVSYRVRSDLRGRYPLGPLQLRLSDPFGMCELTRAFSAADVLTVVPQVQDLPPVRLPGESGGQGDSTTHTLALAGDDDVIPREYRHGDDLRRVHWKSTARYGELMVRREEQPLQARATVLLDTREAAHRGSGPASSFEWAVSCAASVAVDLVQRGYRTRLLTDTGFSVPGQGVGGGAGAAESVGLLLDALAVVEHSDGGTLARAEEVLRLGGEGLLVAVVGELDEEQVERLARLRRRTGGAVVLLLDTGTWSGLRHLFPESADEPADARVARLRESGWTVLPVRAGDSLPALWRAADRTQNTTVPYRDEVGA; the protein is encoded by the coding sequence GTGGCGCGCCCCGCCCGCGCCTCCGGGGTGCGCGCCGCGCTGCGCGGACTGACCACCCGGGGGCGCTCCTTCCTCGCGGCCGGCGCGACCGCCGCGGTCTGCGCGTTCGTGTTCGGCCAGACCGCGCTGCTCCAGGTCGGCGTGCTGCTGGCGGCGCTCCCGCTGGCCGCCGCCGCGCTGCTGGTGCGCACCCGCTACCGGGTGGCCTCCGGCCGCCGGCTCAGCCCGCAGCGGGCCGCGGCCGGCCAGGAGGCCCGGGTGCACCTGCGGCTGGACAACGTCTCCCGGGTGCCCACCGGCCTGCTGCTGCTGGAGGACAAGGTCCCGTACGTGCTGGGCCCGCGCCCGCGCTTCGTGCTGGACCGGGTCGAGCCGCGCGGCTTCCGCGAGGTGTCCTACCGGGTCCGCTCCGACCTGCGCGGGCGCTACCCGCTGGGCCCGCTCCAGCTGCGGCTGTCCGACCCGTTCGGGATGTGCGAGCTGACCCGCGCGTTCAGCGCCGCCGACGTGCTGACCGTCGTCCCGCAGGTCCAGGACCTGCCGCCGGTCCGGCTGCCCGGCGAGTCCGGCGGGCAGGGCGACTCCACCACCCACACCCTGGCGCTGGCCGGCGACGACGACGTCATCCCGCGCGAGTACCGGCACGGCGACGACCTGCGCCGGGTGCACTGGAAGTCCACCGCCCGGTACGGCGAACTGATGGTCCGGCGCGAGGAGCAGCCGCTGCAGGCCCGCGCCACCGTGCTGCTGGACACCCGGGAGGCCGCGCACCGCGGCTCCGGCCCGGCCTCCTCGTTCGAGTGGGCGGTGTCCTGCGCCGCCTCGGTCGCCGTCGACCTGGTGCAGCGCGGCTACCGCACCCGGCTGCTCACCGACACCGGCTTCTCGGTGCCCGGCCAGGGCGTCGGCGGCGGGGCGGGCGCCGCCGAGTCCGTCGGCCTGCTGCTGGACGCGCTGGCCGTGGTCGAGCACTCCGACGGCGGCACCCTGGCCCGCGCCGAGGAGGTGCTCCGGCTGGGCGGCGAGGGCCTGCTGGTGGCGGTGGTCGGCGAGCTCGACGAGGAGCAGGTCGAACGGCTGGCCCGGCTGCGCCGCCGCACCGGCGGCGCCGTCGTCCTGCTGCTGGACACCGGCACCTGGTCGGGCCTGCGGCACCTCTTCCCGGAGAGCGCGGACGAACCGGCCGACGCCCGGGTCGCCCGGCTGCGCGAGTCCGGCTGGACGGTGCTCCCGGTCCGGGCCGGGGACTCGCTGCCCGCGCTGTGGCGGGCCGCGGACCGCACCCAGAACACCACCGTTCCCTACCGAGACGAGGTCGGCGCGTGA
- a CDS encoding DUF3488 domain-containing protein yields the protein MTTRAKLTLCAALATALAALCLSPLFQDPFALAPHGLLLIAVTAGAGAGLRALPLPRALVPPLQLLVVLYVLMLTTVQSSMSFGVLPGPGALDAVSTLLSSGGNDIQAYAIPAPASDGLRLIVVGSVALVAVLVDTLAVTYRRAAAAGLPLLALYSVSGGLADSPGGMWLWFLFGAAGFLALLYTEGQDRLTRWGRVFHGAGRSATALSNGGRRIGVIALAAAVLVPVFAPRSAPACSAACSATTARAAAAGAARATSARSTWSSRSPPTCAPTTTPRC from the coding sequence GTGACCACCCGGGCCAAGTTGACGCTCTGCGCGGCCCTGGCCACCGCCCTGGCGGCGCTGTGCCTGTCCCCGCTGTTCCAGGACCCGTTCGCGCTCGCCCCGCACGGCCTGCTGCTGATCGCCGTCACGGCCGGCGCCGGGGCCGGGCTGCGCGCCCTGCCGCTGCCCCGGGCCCTGGTGCCGCCGCTGCAGCTGCTGGTGGTGCTGTACGTGCTGATGCTCACCACCGTGCAGTCCTCGATGAGCTTCGGCGTGCTGCCCGGCCCGGGCGCCCTGGACGCGGTCTCGACGCTGCTGAGCAGCGGCGGCAACGACATCCAGGCGTACGCGATCCCGGCCCCGGCCAGCGACGGCCTGCGGCTGATCGTGGTCGGCTCGGTCGCCCTGGTGGCCGTCCTGGTCGACACCCTGGCGGTCACCTACCGCCGGGCCGCCGCCGCGGGCCTGCCGCTGCTGGCCCTGTACTCGGTCTCCGGCGGCCTGGCCGACTCGCCCGGCGGCATGTGGCTGTGGTTCCTGTTCGGCGCCGCGGGCTTCCTGGCCCTGCTCTACACCGAGGGCCAGGACCGGCTCACCCGCTGGGGCCGGGTCTTCCACGGCGCCGGCCGCTCCGCCACCGCGCTGTCCAACGGCGGCCGCCGGATCGGCGTGATCGCGCTGGCCGCCGCCGTGCTGGTGCCGGTGTTCGCCCCGCGGTCGGCCCCGGCCTGTTCGGCGGCCTGTTCGGCCACGACGGCGAGGGCCGCGGCAGCGGGAGCGGCAAGGGCGACGAGCGCTCGCTCAACCTGGTCGTCGCGCTCACCGCCAACCTGCGCTCCAACGACGACACCCCGCTGCTGA
- a CDS encoding transglutaminase-like domain-containing protein, giving the protein MADTARDVTRGKDTPYDRAVALQQYFTSGGFTYNTKIDARTGPDAIAKFLQDKEGFCVHFAATMAAMSRSLGIPARVAIGFTPGTGNGTDRVVRSSNYHAWPELYFSGYGWMRFEPTPNRGSTPLYSVQQAAPTNTPSAAPSSAAPTGQPSAQPSASSSCPRSSSTGSATAPTRPR; this is encoded by the coding sequence GTGGCCGACACCGCCCGGGACGTCACCAGGGGCAAGGACACCCCGTACGACCGGGCCGTCGCCCTCCAGCAGTACTTCACCAGCGGCGGCTTCACCTACAACACCAAGATCGACGCCCGCACCGGGCCGGACGCCATCGCCAAGTTCCTCCAGGACAAGGAGGGCTTCTGCGTGCACTTCGCCGCCACCATGGCCGCGATGTCCCGCTCGCTGGGCATCCCCGCCCGGGTCGCGATCGGCTTCACCCCGGGCACCGGCAACGGCACCGACCGGGTGGTCCGCAGCTCCAACTACCACGCCTGGCCCGAGCTGTACTTCAGCGGCTACGGCTGGATGCGCTTCGAGCCCACCCCGAACCGGGGCAGCACCCCGCTGTACTCCGTCCAGCAGGCCGCCCCCACCAACACCCCCAGCGCCGCCCCCAGCAGCGCCGCGCCGACCGGGCAGCCCTCCGCCCAGCCGTCCGCCTCCAGCAGCTGCCCCCGCAGCAGCAGCACCGGATCGGCGACTGCGCCGACGAGGCCGCGCTGA
- a CDS encoding DUF4129 domain-containing protein yields MLWRTRLRRRRLGAGRHLAGADGPRLTDEQVLAAWAELVDSAWDLGIPPDEARTPRSAARRLAEDARLDPDAAAAAGRVALATERVMYARESDAPAHLGGDVRTAREALLVRATRARRLRALLLPASAVRLWWRAQDRAAARRERTAERVAALRAAVTGPFRRLGRNGGSGGNGGSSGNDKSGKRGKGSGGNANG; encoded by the coding sequence ATGCTCTGGCGCACCAGGCTGCGCCGACGCCGCCTCGGCGCCGGCCGCCACCTGGCCGGCGCGGACGGGCCGCGGCTCACCGACGAACAGGTGCTCGCCGCCTGGGCCGAACTCGTCGACTCCGCCTGGGACCTGGGCATCCCCCCGGACGAGGCCCGCACCCCGCGCAGCGCCGCCCGCCGGCTCGCCGAGGACGCCCGCCTCGACCCCGACGCCGCGGCCGCCGCGGGCCGGGTCGCCCTCGCCACCGAGCGCGTCATGTACGCCCGCGAGTCCGACGCGCCCGCCCACCTCGGCGGCGACGTCCGCACCGCCCGCGAGGCCCTGCTGGTCCGGGCCACCCGCGCCCGCCGGCTGCGCGCCCTGCTGCTGCCCGCCTCCGCGGTGCGCCTGTGGTGGCGCGCCCAGGACCGCGCGGCGGCCCGCCGGGAGCGCACCGCCGAACGGGTGGCCGCGCTCCGGGCGGCCGTGACCGGGCCGTTCCGGCGCCTCGGCCGGAACGGCGGGAGCGGCGGGAACGGCGGGAGCAGCGGGAACGACAAGAGCGGCAAGCGCGGCAAGGGCAGCGGCGGGAACGCGAACGGCTGA
- a CDS encoding DUF3040 domain-containing protein, which translates to MPLSEHEQRLLEQMERALYAEDPKFASALEGTGLRTYTRRRVYLAVAGFVAGIALLMGGLVTQVIWVSVVGFLVMLGCAVLAVTAWRRGPAGHGPRQAPPPRRKTGVMDRMEQRWQRRRDEQSGL; encoded by the coding sequence GTGCCGCTCTCGGAGCACGAGCAGCGACTGCTCGAGCAGATGGAGCGAGCGCTGTACGCCGAAGATCCCAAGTTCGCGTCAGCGCTCGAGGGAACCGGCCTGCGCACCTACACCCGTCGGCGGGTCTACCTGGCCGTGGCGGGGTTCGTGGCGGGCATCGCGCTGCTCATGGGCGGCCTGGTCACGCAGGTCATCTGGGTCAGTGTCGTCGGGTTCCTGGTCATGCTTGGCTGTGCGGTCCTCGCGGTCACCGCGTGGCGGCGCGGCCCGGCCGGGCACGGTCCACGGCAGGCGCCACCGCCACGCCGGAAGACCGGCGTCATGGACCGAATGGAACAGCGCTGGCAGCGGCGCCGCGACGAACAGAGCGGCCTGTAG
- a CDS encoding methyltransferase domain-containing protein: protein MYPTRPRSALRTAVVWEVVREALERRSAELGRPVLEVVDTGGGTGNFAVPVARLGHRVTVVDPSPDALFALERRAAEAGVTELVRAVQGDAQTLPELVPAGSVDAVLCHGVLEVVDDPAEALGNLVGTLGKGGLVSLLAANRNGAVLARAVAGQFTEARTALDAADGRWGAGDPMPRRFTGEQLDELAAAAGLRVTSVHGIRVFADLVPGVLVDTEPGALDALLKLELAAAEQPAFHAVATQLHLLAEAI, encoded by the coding sequence TTGTATCCGACTCGTCCCCGCAGTGCGCTGCGTACCGCCGTGGTGTGGGAGGTGGTGCGGGAGGCGCTGGAGCGGCGCTCCGCCGAGCTCGGGCGGCCGGTGCTGGAGGTCGTCGACACCGGTGGCGGCACGGGCAACTTCGCCGTGCCCGTGGCCAGGCTGGGCCACCGGGTCACGGTGGTCGACCCGAGCCCGGACGCGCTGTTCGCGCTGGAGCGCCGGGCCGCCGAGGCCGGGGTCACCGAGCTGGTCCGGGCCGTCCAGGGCGACGCCCAGACGCTGCCCGAGCTGGTCCCGGCCGGTTCGGTCGACGCGGTGCTCTGCCACGGCGTCCTGGAGGTCGTCGACGACCCGGCCGAGGCGCTCGGCAACCTGGTCGGCACCCTCGGCAAGGGCGGGCTGGTCAGCCTGCTCGCCGCCAACCGCAACGGCGCGGTGCTGGCCCGCGCGGTGGCCGGCCAGTTCACCGAGGCCCGCACCGCGCTGGACGCCGCCGACGGCCGCTGGGGCGCGGGCGACCCGATGCCGCGCCGCTTCACCGGCGAGCAGCTGGACGAGCTGGCCGCCGCGGCCGGGCTGCGGGTCACCTCCGTGCACGGCATCCGGGTCTTCGCCGACCTGGTGCCCGGCGTCCTGGTCGACACCGAGCCCGGCGCGCTCGACGCCCTGCTCAAGCTCGAACTCGCGGCCGCCGAACAGCCCGCCTTCCACGCCGTCGCCACCCAGCTGCACCTGCTCGCCGAGGCGATCTGA
- a CDS encoding SAV_6107 family HEPN domain-containing protein, producing the protein MTISRPEPVARPAVDQSAADQFPAERPAARRPAAERAERTERPERPTVEQPTLPAGRAGDVHPVLRRSTASPAALELLRHAHRTLVHARGRQDPLERYATAHLAALRATAAVLAVRGRPVRHPRRRQAIRPAWELLPEVAPELAEWAAYFAAGARRRAAAEAGITGAAGPRDADDLIRNTALYLRIVERILALHP; encoded by the coding sequence ATGACCATCAGTCGTCCTGAGCCTGTCGCCCGCCCTGCCGTCGATCAATCCGCCGCCGACCAGTTCCCCGCCGAGCGACCCGCCGCCCGCCGCCCCGCCGCCGAACGGGCGGAGCGGACGGAACGGCCCGAGCGGCCCACCGTCGAACAGCCCACCCTGCCCGCCGGCCGCGCCGGGGACGTCCACCCGGTGCTGCGCCGGAGCACGGCTTCGCCCGCCGCGCTGGAGCTCCTCCGGCACGCGCACCGCACCCTGGTGCACGCCCGGGGCCGGCAGGACCCGTTGGAGCGCTACGCCACCGCCCACCTCGCCGCGCTGCGGGCCACCGCCGCCGTGCTCGCCGTCCGCGGCCGCCCGGTGCGGCACCCGCGCCGCCGCCAGGCGATCCGCCCGGCCTGGGAGCTGCTGCCCGAGGTCGCCCCCGAACTCGCGGAGTGGGCGGCCTACTTCGCGGCCGGGGCCCGCCGCCGGGCCGCCGCCGAGGCCGGCATCACCGGCGCCGCCGGGCCGCGGGACGCGGACGACCTGATCCGCAACACCGCCCTGTACCTGCGCATCGTGGAGCGCATCCTGGCCCTGCACCCCTGA
- a CDS encoding DUF4126 domain-containing protein translates to MEAVPLIFTSGWASGINAYAVVLLLGLFGRFGGADSVPPALERTDVLIAAGVLFLCEAVLDKIPYVDSVWDVAHTFVRPVAGATVGALLAAHDPGSLGEVAAGALGGTTALLSHGVKAGLRMAVNTSPEPASNILLSLTEDLSVAGLVTLAVFHPWLAASTAAVLLALGLLIVWFAVSRIRRFWLRRRERRRARTAAA, encoded by the coding sequence GTGGAGGCCGTTCCGCTGATCTTCACCAGCGGCTGGGCGAGCGGGATCAACGCCTACGCCGTGGTGCTGCTGCTGGGCCTGTTCGGCCGCTTCGGCGGGGCCGACTCGGTACCGCCCGCGCTGGAGCGCACCGACGTGCTGATCGCCGCGGGCGTGCTGTTCCTCTGCGAGGCGGTCCTGGACAAGATCCCCTACGTGGACAGCGTCTGGGACGTGGCCCACACCTTCGTCCGCCCGGTCGCGGGCGCGACGGTGGGCGCCCTGCTCGCCGCGCACGACCCGGGCTCGCTCGGCGAGGTCGCCGCCGGAGCCCTCGGCGGCACCACCGCCCTGCTCAGCCACGGCGTCAAGGCGGGCCTGCGGATGGCCGTCAACACCTCCCCCGAACCCGCCTCGAACATCCTGCTCAGCCTCACCGAGGACCTCTCCGTCGCCGGCCTGGTCACCCTCGCCGTCTTCCACCCCTGGCTCGCCGCCTCCACCGCCGCGGTCCTGCTCGCCCTCGGCCTCCTGATCGTCTGGTTCGCCGTCTCCCGCATCCGCCGCTTCTGGCTCCGCCGCCGCGAACGCCGCCGGGCCCGGACGGCCGCCGCCTGA
- a CDS encoding phytoene desaturase family protein: MARIIVVGAGMGGLAAASRLGASGHRVVVLEAAGTYGGQVGAYRREGFGFDTGPGLLALPAVYRDLALKTGREPLEELVGLRPVDPESRHLFPDGTELVLPNASRGGVGQALDAAFGAGAGARWGALVNRGRTVWEATRRPLLEEPRPAVDPVDPYPVPPRRGLSRLLPRGRHALADAARELGGGPGPAALLGEYALRYGLDPRSAPASATVLPYMEQSFGVWYVDGGLRALADAVFARCGARGVEFRFDTPVRALESDGGRVVGVRTDEGVLAADAVLSAVPGLGVAEPAAPAPGRFTVLLALDGARPAGTAHRTVVHAADGAAEARAVFTERALPSRPTVQVLRPDDPSLVPGPDAEAVVLTVTVPADLALTEAERDAYAGELLDHLAAAGLDLRPRLRWRETRLTGSVPVPSLAGGHLAQANRPGPPGLYLIGAHAHPGGGLARVGMSASITAGLVGPA, encoded by the coding sequence ATGGCTCGGATCATCGTCGTCGGTGCAGGGATGGGCGGTCTGGCCGCCGCTTCGCGGTTGGGTGCGTCGGGGCACCGGGTGGTGGTGCTGGAGGCGGCGGGGACGTACGGGGGGCAGGTGGGGGCGTACCGGCGGGAGGGGTTCGGGTTCGACACCGGGCCGGGGCTGCTCGCGCTGCCCGCCGTGTACCGGGACCTGGCGTTGAAGACCGGGCGGGAGCCGCTGGAGGAACTGGTCGGGTTGCGGCCGGTGGACCCGGAGAGCCGGCACCTGTTCCCGGACGGGACGGAGCTGGTGCTGCCGAACGCCTCCCGGGGCGGGGTGGGGCAGGCGTTGGACGCCGCGTTCGGGGCGGGGGCGGGCGCGCGCTGGGGCGCGTTGGTGAACCGGGGGCGGACGGTGTGGGAGGCGACCCGGCGGCCGCTGCTGGAGGAGCCGCGCCCGGCGGTGGACCCGGTCGACCCGTACCCGGTGCCGCCGCGCCGCGGGCTGTCCCGGCTGCTGCCGCGCGGGCGGCACGCCCTGGCCGACGCGGCCCGCGAGCTGGGCGGCGGCCCGGGCCCGGCCGCGCTGCTGGGCGAGTACGCGCTGCGGTACGGCCTGGACCCGCGGTCCGCGCCCGCCTCGGCGACGGTGCTGCCGTACATGGAGCAGTCGTTCGGCGTCTGGTACGTGGACGGCGGGCTGCGGGCGCTGGCCGACGCGGTGTTCGCGCGGTGCGGCGCGCGCGGGGTGGAGTTCCGCTTCGACACCCCCGTGCGGGCCCTGGAGTCCGACGGCGGCCGGGTGGTGGGCGTGCGGACGGACGAGGGGGTGCTGGCGGCGGACGCGGTGCTCTCCGCCGTCCCGGGCCTGGGGGTCGCCGAGCCGGCCGCGCCCGCGCCGGGGCGGTTCACGGTGCTGCTGGCGCTGGACGGCGCCCGCCCGGCCGGTACCGCGCACCGCACCGTGGTGCACGCCGCGGACGGCGCGGCCGAGGCCCGGGCGGTGTTCACCGAGCGGGCGCTGCCGTCCCGCCCCACCGTTCAGGTGCTGCGTCCGGACGACCCGTCGCTGGTCCCCGGGCCGGACGCGGAGGCCGTCGTGCTGACCGTCACGGTGCCCGCCGACCTCGCCCTCACCGAGGCCGAACGGGACGCCTACGCCGGGGAGTTGCTCGACCACCTGGCCGCCGCGGGCCTCGACCTGCGGCCCCGGCTGCGCTGGCGGGAGACCCGGCTGACCGGCTCGGTACCGGTGCCCTCGCTGGCGGGCGGGCACCTCGCGCAGGCCAACCGGCCGGGCCCGCCGGGCCTGTACCTGATCGGCGCGCACGCCCACCCGGGCGGCGGGCTGGCCCGGGTCGGGATGTCCGCCTCGATCACCGCCGGGCTGGTCGGCCCGGCCTGA